Proteins co-encoded in one Flavobacterium fluviale genomic window:
- a CDS encoding outer membrane beta-barrel protein, translating into MKTKFFILLSMLTFSFANAQQEEVDSEMNSAKGVTFESGDMFLEGSIKISTGGNVDYYGFSPKFGYLLNDKVAVGAKLNYESSETETTQTKVNVFGVGAFARYYFLELDKKRFKAYGEAGLGFGRNKTEVEGLSDTDNSVTADITVGLNYFVTKNIAVTFVLANMLSYNSVSPEEGPSANTFQLNINLFENIFDQPQFGLLYRF; encoded by the coding sequence ATGAAAACTAAATTTTTTATTCTTTTATCGATGTTAACTTTCTCATTTGCTAACGCACAACAAGAAGAAGTTGATTCGGAAATGAACTCAGCAAAAGGGGTAACCTTTGAAAGCGGTGATATGTTCTTAGAAGGTTCTATCAAAATTAGCACAGGCGGAAATGTAGATTATTACGGTTTTAGTCCAAAATTTGGCTACCTTTTAAATGATAAAGTAGCAGTAGGAGCTAAACTGAACTATGAAAGCTCTGAAACTGAAACTACTCAGACTAAAGTGAATGTTTTTGGAGTTGGCGCGTTTGCTCGTTATTACTTTTTAGAACTTGACAAAAAACGTTTCAAAGCTTATGGAGAAGCTGGCTTAGGTTTTGGAAGAAATAAAACTGAAGTGGAAGGACTTTCAGATACTGACAATAGTGTTACAGCCGATATTACTGTAGGTTTAAACTATTTTGTCACTAAAAATATTGCTGTAACTTTTGTATTAGCTAATATGCTTTCTTACAATAGTGTTTCTCCAGAAGAAGGACCTTCAGCAAATACTTTTCAATTAAATATTAATTTATTTGAAAATATCTTCGATCAACCACAGTTTGGTCTTTTATATAGATTTTAA
- a CDS encoding radical SAM protein, with product MPVRKYTYYDFTLSLCPECLKRIDAKIVFEDENVYMLKRCPEHGSSKVLIADDIEYYKNIRNYNKPSEMPYTFNTKTHYGCPYDCGLCPDHEQHSCLTVVEVTDRCNLTCPTCYAGSSPNYGRHRTLEEIKAMLDTVVKNEKEPDVVQISGGEPTIHPEFFEILDYAKSIPIKHLMLNTNGIKIAKDKEFVQRLKTYSPDFEIYLQFDSFEDSVLQELRGADLSEIRKQALENLNEVNLSTTLVVTLQKGLNDHEIGKIVEFALKQKCVRGVTFQPTQIAGRLENFNLETDRMTLTEVRRKILEQTTVFNSDDLLPVPCNPDALVMGYALKLGDEVFPLTRYINPNDLLDNSKNTIIYEQDEVLRGKMIDLFSTGNSVEVAQENLKSILCCLPNIDAPELGYDNLFRIIIMQFIDAYNFDVRAIKKSCVHIVNKDNKIIPFETMNLFYRDDKVKRLEELRTNI from the coding sequence ATGCCAGTTAGAAAATATACTTATTATGACTTTACATTAAGCCTTTGTCCAGAATGCTTAAAGAGAATTGATGCTAAAATTGTTTTTGAAGACGAGAATGTCTACATGCTTAAAAGATGTCCGGAACACGGAAGTTCGAAGGTTTTGATTGCTGACGATATTGAGTATTACAAGAATATCCGAAACTACAATAAACCATCTGAGATGCCGTATACTTTTAATACAAAAACGCACTATGGCTGTCCGTACGATTGCGGTTTATGTCCAGATCATGAACAGCATTCTTGCCTTACAGTTGTTGAGGTTACAGATCGATGTAATCTGACATGTCCAACTTGTTACGCTGGTTCATCGCCTAATTATGGTAGACACAGAACTCTTGAAGAAATAAAAGCAATGCTCGATACGGTTGTTAAAAACGAAAAAGAACCTGATGTAGTTCAGATTAGCGGAGGAGAACCAACCATACATCCTGAGTTTTTTGAAATTTTGGATTATGCAAAATCAATTCCGATAAAACATTTAATGCTAAACACAAACGGAATTAAAATTGCAAAAGACAAAGAATTCGTTCAGAGGCTAAAAACCTATTCTCCAGATTTTGAAATCTATCTTCAGTTTGATTCTTTTGAAGATAGTGTATTGCAGGAATTGCGTGGAGCCGATTTAAGCGAAATACGAAAACAGGCTTTAGAAAATCTAAATGAAGTTAATTTGTCAACCACTTTGGTTGTTACGCTTCAAAAAGGATTAAACGATCATGAAATAGGTAAAATTGTTGAGTTTGCACTAAAGCAAAAATGCGTTCGAGGTGTTACATTTCAGCCGACTCAAATAGCGGGTAGATTGGAGAACTTTAACTTAGAAACCGATCGCATGACTTTAACAGAAGTAAGAAGAAAAATTCTGGAGCAAACTACCGTTTTCAATTCAGATGATTTACTTCCTGTTCCTTGTAATCCTGACGCTTTAGTAATGGGTTATGCGTTGAAGTTAGGAGACGAAGTTTTTCCGTTAACGCGATATATTAATCCAAATGATTTATTGGATAATAGTAAAAACACGATTATTTACGAGCAGGATGAAGTGCTTAGAGGTAAAATGATAGATTTGTTTAGCACAGGAAATTCTGTAGAAGTAGCGCAAGAAAACTTGAAATCGATATTATGCTGTCTCCCTAATATTGATGCGCCTGAATTAGGTTACGATAATCTGTTTAGAATTATTATAATGCAGTTTATTGATGCCTATAATTTTGATGTAAGGGCAATAAAAAAATCATGCGTACATATTGTCAATAAGGATAATAAAATAATTCCTTTTGAAACCATGAATTTGTTTTACAGAGATGATAAAGTAAAAAGATTAGAAGAATTAAGAACTAACATATAA
- a CDS encoding prolipoprotein diacylglyceryl transferase — protein MKLPFEPVIFGYEINIHLVLEYLAFFLGYRYYVFLRKRTNDSIVSSNRLSIILGAAIGAFLGSRIMGFLENPVFHLDARSILELFNAKTIMGGLFGGLLGVEIAKKVIGEKESSGDLFTFPIILGIFIGRIGCFLSGTNEFTYGKETTFFTGMNLGDNIIRHPIALYELIFLIILFFVLKKLKNRNIKNGLIFQYFMIAYFAFRFFVEFLKPNYFLIFGISSIQILCLICLLYYNKTILNLFVKNAS, from the coding sequence ATGAAACTTCCTTTTGAGCCAGTTATTTTTGGTTATGAAATCAATATCCATTTAGTTTTAGAATATCTGGCATTTTTTTTAGGATATCGATATTATGTTTTTTTGAGAAAAAGAACGAACGATAGTATTGTTTCTTCCAATAGATTATCAATCATATTAGGAGCTGCAATTGGAGCTTTTTTGGGTTCTAGAATTATGGGTTTTTTAGAAAATCCTGTTTTTCATCTTGATGCAAGATCAATTTTAGAACTCTTCAATGCGAAGACCATTATGGGAGGATTGTTTGGCGGACTTTTGGGCGTTGAAATTGCTAAGAAGGTTATAGGAGAAAAAGAATCATCAGGAGATTTATTTACCTTTCCGATTATTTTGGGAATTTTTATAGGAAGAATTGGTTGTTTTTTATCTGGAACCAATGAGTTTACATATGGAAAAGAAACGACCTTTTTTACAGGTATGAATCTTGGCGACAATATTATAAGGCATCCAATTGCATTATACGAATTAATTTTTTTGATCATTTTATTTTTTGTTCTGAAAAAATTAAAAAACAGAAATATAAAAAACGGACTTATATTTCAGTATTTTATGATTGCCTATTTTGCATTTCGCTTTTTTGTAGAATTTCTGAAACCCAATTATTTCTTGATTTTTGGAATAAGTTCGATTCAGATTTTATGTTTGATTTGTCTGCTCTATTATAACAAAACAATTTTAAATTTATTTGTAAAAAATGCCAGTTAG
- a CDS encoding helix-turn-helix transcriptional regulator, whose product MLDETPKRFDRIVAILIQLQSKKIVKAQELADRFECSLRTIYRDIRTLEASGVPIYSEAGVGYALMEGYRLPPVMFTREEISSFIAAEKLMQKFTDPSLGTHHASAMYKLKSVLRSADKDWLSNIESRVVMQTAEPMFNDNSPNTLAVLFEGIAEKKQILLTYKTFDKDETTQRNLEPVGVFHDNNNWYFLGYCHLRKDYRQFRTDRIQEIKKTEFDFTIEHDALETYLNKTETCATTTVRILVEKKIARYLNYERKYHGFVSEKEIGDKIEMHFMCRDIESGFPRWYLMFGDYAEILEPEILKTKVLELLEINKKRLI is encoded by the coding sequence ATGCTCGACGAAACTCCCAAACGATTTGACCGAATTGTTGCGATTCTTATTCAATTACAATCTAAAAAGATTGTAAAAGCACAAGAATTGGCAGATCGTTTCGAGTGCAGTTTACGAACTATTTACAGGGATATTAGAACGCTCGAAGCTTCTGGCGTTCCTATTTACAGCGAAGCAGGAGTTGGTTATGCTTTAATGGAAGGCTACAGACTTCCGCCCGTAATGTTTACACGAGAGGAAATAAGCAGTTTTATTGCTGCCGAAAAGCTGATGCAAAAATTTACTGATCCTTCTTTGGGGACGCATCACGCATCGGCGATGTACAAACTGAAATCGGTTTTAAGAAGTGCAGACAAAGACTGGCTTTCTAACATTGAGTCAAGGGTAGTTATGCAGACTGCAGAGCCAATGTTTAATGACAATTCTCCGAATACACTGGCTGTTCTTTTTGAAGGAATTGCAGAGAAAAAGCAAATTCTTTTAACCTATAAAACTTTTGATAAAGACGAAACTACACAAAGAAATCTCGAACCAGTTGGGGTTTTTCACGATAATAACAATTGGTATTTTCTAGGTTATTGCCATTTGCGAAAAGATTACCGCCAGTTTAGAACCGATCGCATTCAGGAAATCAAAAAAACCGAATTTGATTTTACTATAGAACACGATGCATTGGAAACTTATCTCAATAAAACCGAAACTTGTGCTACGACAACAGTAAGAATCTTAGTCGAAAAAAAAATCGCAAGATATTTGAACTATGAAAGAAAATATCATGGCTTTGTCTCCGAAAAAGAAATAGGTGACAAAATCGAAATGCATTTTATGTGCCGTGATATTGAAAGTGGTTTTCCAAGGTGGTATCTTATGTTTGGAGATTATGCAGAAATCTTGGAACCTGAAATATTAAAGACTAAAGTTTTAGAACTACTTGAAATCAATAAAAAAAGACTTATATAA
- a CDS encoding DinB family protein, translating into MKTLEAQVITSEDLLKHWQGHRALTRRLIELFPEKDFFEFSIGGMRPFAKLVDELLAIAVPGLKGIVTKQTEAFSEGAEKLIFKAQYLQKWDEATEEINKYWEQLSVEDFSETFNLFGQYEFPVIQNILYFIDNEVHHRGQAYVYLRALNIEPPFFWER; encoded by the coding sequence ATGAAAACATTAGAAGCACAAGTTATTACATCAGAAGATTTATTGAAACACTGGCAGGGGCACCGCGCTCTTACACGCAGATTGATTGAACTTTTTCCTGAGAAAGATTTCTTTGAATTTTCAATTGGCGGCATGCGTCCTTTTGCCAAATTAGTGGACGAACTTCTAGCGATAGCAGTTCCAGGACTTAAGGGAATTGTAACGAAACAAACCGAAGCATTTTCGGAAGGAGCAGAAAAATTGATTTTTAAAGCACAGTATCTTCAAAAATGGGATGAAGCGACAGAAGAAATTAATAAATATTGGGAACAATTATCAGTCGAAGATTTCAGTGAAACTTTTAATTTGTTCGGACAATATGAATTTCCAGTTATTCAAAATATTTTGTATTTCATTGATAATGAAGTTCATCACCGAGGACAAGCATATGTGTATTTAAGAGCTTTAAATATCGAACCGCCATTTTTCTGGGAAAGATAA
- a CDS encoding T9SS type B sorting domain-containing protein gives MRSALLLFLLFYSTLSLSQGIVVDTTTLGIPELIRSELMQNGCSNESNFKFSSHQGIGKFTSTNPNFPISSGIIIRNGIAKYTEGSYSGTNESSQLNNATDSDLQIISDNNGQVVPVTDVSFLQFDFTPLSSNFSFDFLFASNEYGEFQCGFSDVFAFILTDLTTGISTNLAVLPGTNTPVSVKNIRDQQYNSSCLSANANLFDRYNVANPSQSSLNMRGETKVLTAYSTVVPNRTYRIKLAIGDYNDSNYDSAVFIKGGSFMTTMDLGPDRTICQGEKITLKSDLVGNFAYTWTLNGTVIPNETTNSLTVDKAGIYGVTATLSGCVVKDEVVINELIIKPAQNLTACYSATGSYQYDLTQNNLTTLGIDPAKHAIYYFDSLASANANGPIIPENQLKSFTSSGNQTIYIKVVPVYDKTFFCNNIISFNLLTTAPINVVKPSDLNVCDNISKNISVDLTTQESLILNGSDASEYRIRYYNSEIDANNARNNIAEPKTFTTSTQSSTTIWVRIENIANSVCYTTVSFSILINPLPPVNTIPNVIACNSYTLPPISNGQYNTAPNGTGTRLNAGDVITKGGRYYIYQGPTTNNCTNETSFNVTLIYEISFKKEACGQYAVPLVPAGGFFTQPGGQGDVIPGGTVFTNSQTIYYYAVINGAVCRDIAVPFTVYPLPAIDKPENVVTCDSYTLPVLANGNYFTLSGGLGRALKAGDKITSSQTVFVFANDGRCTDEHSFKIDIVNSPIFVPISRCGSFTLPPVSIGGYFENAGGQGKNIPAGTVITSSQTVYYYAATTTSPNCTENLKYVITIKPLPLVDTPANRLECARYVLPPLTNGNYFTKTNGGGTRLKAGDIITSTQTIYVFSVGPECTNEHSFTVEIRPLPLVDSFTDVVTCTDFKLPKLKNGKYYTATGGPNGAGTQLTEGTVINTTQTIYIYNEWPNFTSCSNETFFKVNYNGIDVGNFSNINVCDSYTLPPLQLGNYYAQPGGKGAVIPAGTILKTSQIIYVYAVSGTRLTCVSEKNFSVTISPTPILANTLDVAICESYTLPVLAVGNYYSKPNATGTQYAAGQKISTSQKMYIYAASATNSSCFAQDDFYITIYPLKNFSLQNGVICVDYQTGTLQHSAQLNSGITSADYTVEWYFNGNKVGTGPTYTAAQEGTYTVVPVKNIPDVGNDCGYNPATVVVEKSSPAIATVTVSDEFADNIDIIVNLTNGFGTYEYQLDDGDFQTSNIFQNVDSGEHAITIRDIKANCDNLILFAKVLKYPKFFTPNNDGYNDTWNIPDLAYQPDAVITIYDRYGKLLKMIKPSGAGWDGNFDGSPLPSSDYWFRVTYTQNGIIQEFKAHFSMKR, from the coding sequence ATGAGATCTGCTCTACTTCTATTTTTATTATTTTATTCGACCCTATCTTTATCTCAAGGAATCGTGGTCGACACTACAACTTTGGGCATACCTGAACTGATACGGTCAGAATTAATGCAAAATGGCTGTTCAAACGAAAGTAATTTCAAGTTTTCATCTCATCAAGGCATTGGTAAATTCACTAGCACAAATCCAAACTTCCCCATTTCAAGCGGAATCATTATAAGAAACGGAATCGCCAAATATACAGAAGGATCATACAGCGGTACTAATGAAAGCAGCCAGCTGAACAACGCTACTGATAGTGATCTGCAGATTATCAGCGATAATAACGGACAAGTTGTACCCGTAACAGATGTCAGTTTTCTTCAATTTGATTTTACACCGCTGTCAAGTAATTTCAGCTTCGATTTTCTTTTTGCTTCCAATGAATATGGTGAATTTCAATGTGGATTTAGTGATGTTTTTGCTTTCATACTAACTGATTTAACGACAGGGATTTCAACAAATCTTGCCGTTTTGCCGGGAACAAATACTCCAGTTTCAGTCAAAAATATTAGAGATCAGCAGTATAATTCATCCTGTTTATCTGCAAATGCTAATTTATTTGATCGGTATAATGTCGCGAATCCGTCTCAGTCGTCCCTCAATATGAGAGGCGAGACGAAAGTTTTAACGGCTTATTCAACTGTGGTTCCCAATAGAACTTATCGTATAAAACTTGCTATTGGCGATTACAACGACAGTAATTATGATTCGGCAGTTTTCATAAAAGGCGGCAGTTTTATGACAACAATGGATTTGGGTCCCGACAGAACTATCTGTCAAGGTGAAAAAATTACACTCAAATCTGATCTTGTGGGCAATTTTGCTTATACATGGACATTAAATGGAACAGTAATTCCTAATGAAACCACCAATTCTTTGACAGTCGATAAAGCAGGAATTTATGGAGTTACGGCAACACTTTCTGGTTGTGTGGTTAAAGATGAAGTTGTAATTAATGAGTTAATTATTAAACCTGCGCAAAATTTAACGGCCTGTTATAGTGCGACTGGTTCTTATCAATATGATTTAACGCAAAATAACTTAACGACATTAGGTATCGATCCGGCTAAACACGCTATTTATTATTTTGATTCCTTAGCTTCTGCCAATGCAAACGGGCCAATTATACCAGAAAATCAATTAAAATCTTTCACAAGTTCTGGCAATCAAACCATATATATAAAAGTGGTGCCTGTTTATGACAAAACGTTTTTTTGCAACAATATAATTTCATTTAATCTTTTGACAACTGCTCCAATCAATGTGGTAAAACCATCCGACTTAAATGTCTGCGATAATATTTCCAAAAATATATCTGTTGATTTAACGACTCAGGAATCTCTTATTCTTAATGGATCAGATGCTTCCGAATATAGAATCAGGTATTATAACAGCGAAATAGACGCTAACAATGCCAGAAATAATATTGCCGAACCGAAAACATTTACTACGTCTACTCAATCTTCGACAACTATCTGGGTACGGATTGAAAATATTGCGAACTCGGTTTGTTACACAACAGTCAGTTTCAGTATACTTATTAACCCGCTGCCGCCAGTAAATACTATTCCGAATGTCATTGCCTGTAACAGTTATACATTGCCGCCAATTTCAAACGGGCAGTATAATACGGCCCCTAATGGAACAGGAACTAGATTAAATGCAGGTGATGTTATTACGAAAGGAGGCCGTTACTATATCTATCAAGGTCCCACGACAAATAACTGTACCAATGAAACAAGCTTTAATGTGACCCTGATTTATGAAATTAGTTTTAAAAAAGAAGCGTGTGGTCAATACGCCGTTCCGCTCGTGCCTGCAGGTGGTTTTTTTACGCAGCCTGGAGGGCAGGGAGATGTAATCCCGGGAGGAACAGTATTTACAAACAGTCAGACTATTTATTATTATGCGGTAATCAATGGAGCGGTGTGTCGTGACATAGCGGTACCTTTTACAGTTTATCCTTTACCCGCAATAGATAAACCTGAGAATGTAGTGACTTGCGATTCATACACCTTACCAGTCTTGGCAAACGGAAATTACTTTACATTATCAGGAGGTTTAGGAAGAGCCCTAAAGGCGGGAGACAAAATAACTTCGAGTCAGACAGTATTTGTTTTTGCAAATGATGGAAGATGTACCGATGAGCATTCTTTTAAAATAGATATTGTCAATTCTCCAATTTTTGTTCCAATTTCACGATGCGGAAGTTTTACGCTGCCTCCCGTTTCCATTGGCGGTTATTTCGAAAATGCTGGTGGTCAGGGAAAAAATATTCCAGCTGGAACTGTTATTACCAGTTCGCAAACCGTATATTATTATGCTGCAACTACAACTTCGCCCAACTGTACAGAAAATCTTAAATATGTTATTACTATAAAACCGCTTCCATTGGTAGATACTCCTGCCAACAGACTCGAATGCGCAAGATACGTTTTACCTCCATTGACAAATGGTAACTATTTTACAAAAACTAATGGTGGAGGAACACGACTAAAGGCAGGAGACATCATTACCTCAACACAAACTATATATGTTTTTTCGGTAGGGCCTGAATGTACAAATGAGCATAGTTTTACCGTCGAAATCAGACCTCTGCCTCTTGTTGACAGTTTTACCGATGTAGTTACCTGCACCGATTTTAAACTTCCGAAATTAAAAAATGGAAAATATTATACAGCCACGGGAGGACCAAATGGCGCGGGAACACAACTTACTGAGGGAACAGTTATTAACACCACACAGACTATTTATATTTATAACGAATGGCCCAATTTTACATCTTGCAGCAATGAAACGTTTTTTAAAGTTAATTACAACGGAATTGATGTGGGCAATTTCAGCAATATAAATGTTTGTGACAGTTATACTTTGCCTCCGTTACAATTGGGTAATTATTATGCACAGCCAGGCGGAAAAGGCGCTGTAATTCCAGCTGGAACAATTTTAAAAACTTCGCAGATCATTTATGTTTATGCCGTAAGCGGTACACGTCTGACTTGTGTTAGTGAAAAGAATTTTTCAGTGACGATTTCTCCTACTCCTATCTTGGCGAATACTCTTGATGTGGCTATTTGTGAAAGTTATACTTTGCCTGTTTTGGCTGTCGGAAACTATTACAGCAAACCCAACGCGACGGGAACTCAATATGCGGCAGGACAGAAAATAAGTACGAGTCAAAAAATGTATATCTACGCAGCTTCTGCCACAAATTCCAGCTGTTTTGCTCAGGATGATTTTTACATTACTATTTATCCATTAAAAAATTTCTCTTTACAAAATGGAGTCATTTGTGTTGATTATCAAACGGGAACATTACAGCATTCGGCACAATTGAATTCAGGAATCACTTCTGCAGATTATACTGTCGAGTGGTATTTTAACGGAAATAAAGTAGGCACAGGACCAACTTATACCGCTGCTCAAGAAGGAACATATACAGTTGTGCCCGTTAAAAACATTCCAGATGTTGGTAACGACTGTGGTTATAATCCAGCCACTGTAGTTGTCGAAAAATCCAGTCCGGCAATTGCAACCGTAACTGTGTCAGATGAATTCGCAGATAATATTGATATCATTGTAAATCTCACAAACGGTTTCGGAACTTATGAATACCAGTTGGATGACGGCGATTTTCAAACCAGTAATATATTTCAGAATGTTGACTCGGGAGAACATGCTATTACAATTAGAGATATAAAAGCCAATTGTGACAATCTTATTCTATTTGCCAAAGTACTCAAATATCCTAAATTTTTCACACCAAACAACGATGGTTACAATGACACTTGGAACATTCCAGATCTCGCTTACCAGCCAGATGCGGTCATCACGATTTACGACCGTTATGGTAAGTTATTAAAAATGATTAAACCTTCTGGTGCCGGCTGGGATGGTAATTTCGACGGCAGTCCGCTTCCTTCTTCCGATTATTGGTTTCGGGTTACTTATACACAAAATGGTATCATTCAAGAATTCAAAGCCCATTTTAGCATGAAACGATAA
- the thiL gene encoding thiamine-phosphate kinase, producing the protein MIEDKNQQRTSIAQLGEFGLIEHLTKNFDVTQESTLKSIGDDAAVLDFKDKKVVVSTDLLIEGVHFDLAYMPLKHLGYKSVVVNVSDICAMNAKPTQITVSVAVSNRFPLEALEELFAGITHAAKEYKVDVIGGDTTSSQKGLIISITAIGEADENELVYRNGAKQTDLLVVTGDLGAAYMGLQVLEREKQVFQVNPNNQPDLDPYTYLVERQLKPEARKDVRTLLHALDIKPTAMIDISDGLSSEIIHICKQSKVGCNLYEDKLPLDPQFISTCEEFNIDSTTVAINGGEDYELLFTIDINDFDKIKGNPNFSVIGHMAEENEGIHLVTRANTKIPLKARGWDALTE; encoded by the coding sequence ATGATTGAAGATAAAAATCAACAAAGAACTAGTATAGCTCAATTGGGCGAATTTGGCTTAATTGAACATTTAACCAAAAATTTTGATGTTACTCAGGAATCAACATTAAAGAGTATAGGCGATGATGCAGCTGTTCTTGATTTTAAAGACAAAAAAGTTGTAGTTTCGACCGATTTATTAATAGAAGGCGTTCACTTTGATTTGGCTTACATGCCTCTAAAACATTTAGGTTACAAATCTGTTGTGGTAAATGTTTCAGACATTTGTGCCATGAATGCAAAACCGACTCAAATTACAGTTTCTGTGGCGGTTTCAAATCGTTTTCCGCTTGAAGCTCTAGAAGAGTTGTTTGCTGGAATTACACATGCTGCAAAAGAATATAAAGTTGATGTTATTGGAGGCGATACAACCTCATCTCAAAAAGGTTTAATTATCAGCATTACTGCAATTGGCGAAGCTGATGAAAATGAATTGGTTTACCGTAATGGAGCCAAACAAACCGATTTATTAGTTGTTACCGGAGATCTTGGTGCCGCTTACATGGGACTTCAGGTTTTGGAACGTGAAAAACAGGTTTTCCAAGTTAATCCAAATAATCAGCCAGATTTAGATCCTTACACTTATTTGGTAGAACGTCAGTTAAAACCAGAAGCTCGAAAAGATGTTCGAACATTGCTTCACGCCTTAGATATTAAACCAACTGCTATGATCGATATTTCGGATGGACTTTCGTCTGAGATTATTCATATCTGTAAACAATCAAAGGTAGGATGTAATTTATACGAAGATAAACTGCCGCTAGATCCTCAGTTTATTTCTACCTGCGAAGAATTCAATATAGACAGCACAACTGTTGCCATAAACGGCGGTGAAGATTACGAACTTTTATTTACAATTGATATTAATGATTTTGATAAAATAAAAGGAAACCCAAATTTCTCTGTTATTGGACACATGGCAGAAGAAAACGAAGGAATTCATCTCGTAACTCGTGCTAACACTAAAATTCCTTTAAAAGCACGCGGGTGGGATGCGCTTACTGAATAA
- a CDS encoding response regulator, with product MTFDLTAPVPKLVKKNILIVDDHPFIIEGYKNAITRYNPNQYEFLISQAHDCRSGYDIIEDNNTPVFDIAFLDISMPAYEEKDIFSGEDLAKLLSVKMPSCKIILLTMYTELLKIKTIIRAIQPNGLIIKNDLTFEELLLAFDKVMKNEKYYSQSVVKMLNQSTHNAIEIDQYDKQILVHLSNGVSSNDMLPNIPISLNAIEKRKKHLKELLKIRSGSDEDLIKEARSKGLF from the coding sequence ATGACATTTGATTTAACAGCCCCAGTTCCAAAATTAGTTAAAAAGAATATTTTAATAGTAGATGATCATCCATTTATTATTGAAGGGTATAAAAATGCTATAACTCGTTATAATCCAAATCAGTATGAGTTTTTGATTTCACAGGCACATGATTGCAGATCTGGTTATGATATAATTGAAGATAATAACACGCCAGTGTTTGATATAGCTTTTTTGGATATCAGTATGCCGGCATACGAAGAGAAAGATATTTTTTCGGGCGAAGATTTAGCCAAACTGCTTTCGGTAAAAATGCCTTCTTGTAAGATCATTTTACTGACGATGTATACAGAACTTTTGAAAATAAAAACGATCATTAGAGCGATTCAGCCAAATGGTTTAATTATTAAAAACGATCTAACTTTCGAAGAATTGCTTTTGGCTTTTGATAAAGTAATGAAAAATGAAAAGTATTACAGTCAGTCAGTAGTCAAGATGCTGAACCAGTCTACCCATAATGCCATTGAAATTGATCAATACGATAAACAGATCTTAGTTCATTTATCCAATGGAGTTTCCAGCAATGATATGCTTCCAAACATTCCAATCTCTTTAAATGCTATTGAAAAACGAAAAAAACATTTGAAAGAACTGCTCAAAATTAGAAGCGGATCTGATGAAGATTTGATTAAAGAAGCTAGAAGCAAAGGGCTTTTTTAA